In Panthera tigris isolate Pti1 chromosome C1, P.tigris_Pti1_mat1.1, whole genome shotgun sequence, the following proteins share a genomic window:
- the CC1H1orf174 gene encoding UPF0688 protein C1orf174 homolog isoform X4 — MRSRKLTGEVRSSVRLRARRRSARLASAREASIATSARTVCQTSSSHKAADRRTSKKFKYDKGHLVKSELQKRVPKSDSAALPKIPPERPCDRDPLGFAEDPTAPPGRGAGAPTEPTATGGPLGHGTAVGDTRPAETEDGPSPPAHGPLTGEDPHGSRTARGGTALQTDDSVFLDEDSNQPMPVGRFFGNVELMQDLPPASLSCPSMSRREFRKMHFRAKDDEDDDDGAEV; from the exons CTCACAGGTGAAGTGCGGTCTTCGGTGCGCCTGAGAGCCCGCCGTCGCTCAGCCAGGTTGGCCTCTGCTCGGGAAGCCAGCATCGCCACGTCTGCCAGGACGGTATGTCAG ACTTCCTCATCACACAAAGCCGCCGACAGGCGAACTTCCAAGAAGTTCAAGTATGACAAAGGTCATCTTGTGAAATCAGAATTACAGAAACGAGTCCCCAAGAGCGATAGTGCTGCTCTGCCCAAGATACCACCCGAGCGCCCCTGTGACAGGGACCCTCTGGGGTTTGCCGAAGACCCCACGGCGCCTCCAGGAAGGGGAGCTGGTGCCCCGACAGAGCCGACGGCCACGGGCGGCCCCCTCGGGCATGGCACCGCCGTGGGCGACACTCGCCCCGCAGAGACTGAAGACGGCCCGTCCCCACCGGCACACGGGCCCCTCACGGGAGAGGACCCCCACGGCAGCCGCACCGCACGGGGCGGGACGGCACTGCAGACGGATGACAGCGTCTTTCTGGACGAGGACAGCAACCAGCCGATGCCGGTGGGCCGGTTCTTCGGGAACGTGGAGCTCATGCAG GACCTTCCCCCGGCGTCGTTGTCTTGTCCTTCAATGAGCAGACGAGAATTCAGGAAGATGCATTTCAGAGCCAAAGACGacgaagatgatgatgatggtgcaGAAGTGTAG
- the CC1H1orf174 gene encoding UPF0688 protein C1orf174 homolog isoform X3, whose translation MRSRKLTGEVRSSVRLRARRRSARLASAREASIATSARTVCQVPQEVEGPGGCVSRFFPNRQFTSCPSEGDSDVTPSCKLWQRRLLLKTSSSHKAADRRTSKKFKYDKGHLVKSELQKRVPKSDSAALPKIPPERPCDRDPLGFAEDPTAPPGRGAGAPTEPTATGGPLGHGTAVGDTRPAETEDGPSPPAHGPLTGEDPHGSRTARGGTALQTDDSVFLDEDSNQPMPVGRFFGNVELMQDLPPASLSCPSMSRREFRKMHFRAKDDEDDDDGAEV comes from the exons CTCACAGGTGAAGTGCGGTCTTCGGTGCGCCTGAGAGCCCGCCGTCGCTCAGCCAGGTTGGCCTCTGCTCGGGAAGCCAGCATCGCCACGTCTGCCAGGACGGTATGTCAG GTGCCTCAGGAAGTAGAAGGCCCCGGTGGGTGTGTGTCTAGATTCTTCCCCAACCGCCAGTTTACATCGTGTCCCTCCGAGGGAGACAGTGACGTGACCCCATCGTGCAAGTTGTGGCAACGACGTCTCTTGCTTAAG ACTTCCTCATCACACAAAGCCGCCGACAGGCGAACTTCCAAGAAGTTCAAGTATGACAAAGGTCATCTTGTGAAATCAGAATTACAGAAACGAGTCCCCAAGAGCGATAGTGCTGCTCTGCCCAAGATACCACCCGAGCGCCCCTGTGACAGGGACCCTCTGGGGTTTGCCGAAGACCCCACGGCGCCTCCAGGAAGGGGAGCTGGTGCCCCGACAGAGCCGACGGCCACGGGCGGCCCCCTCGGGCATGGCACCGCCGTGGGCGACACTCGCCCCGCAGAGACTGAAGACGGCCCGTCCCCACCGGCACACGGGCCCCTCACGGGAGAGGACCCCCACGGCAGCCGCACCGCACGGGGCGGGACGGCACTGCAGACGGATGACAGCGTCTTTCTGGACGAGGACAGCAACCAGCCGATGCCGGTGGGCCGGTTCTTCGGGAACGTGGAGCTCATGCAG GACCTTCCCCCGGCGTCGTTGTCTTGTCCTTCAATGAGCAGACGAGAATTCAGGAAGATGCATTTCAGAGCCAAAGACGacgaagatgatgatgatggtgcaGAAGTGTAG
- the CC1H1orf174 gene encoding UPF0688 protein C1orf174 homolog isoform X2, with translation MRRCGHQWDSPFSGPVPVVSSPLASWGLWIFPGAESPRGSVFRQVGAGALSAPGCSRFVVRPKNVPLFPSPTFLLTGEVRSSVRLRARRRSARLASAREASIATSARTVCQTSSSHKAADRRTSKKFKYDKGHLVKSELQKRVPKSDSAALPKIPPERPCDRDPLGFAEDPTAPPGRGAGAPTEPTATGGPLGHGTAVGDTRPAETEDGPSPPAHGPLTGEDPHGSRTARGGTALQTDDSVFLDEDSNQPMPVGRFFGNVELMQDLPPASLSCPSMSRREFRKMHFRAKDDEDDDDGAEV, from the exons ATGCGGAGGTGTGGCCACCAATGGGATTCTCCCTTTTCGGGACCTGTGCcggttgtaagtagcccattggccAGTTGGGGCCTATGGATATTTCCGGGGGCGGAGTCGCCTCGTGGGTCTGTTTTCAGACAGGTGGGCGCTGGCGCCCTTTCTGCACCCGGTTGCTCCAGATTTGTCGTGAGACCTAAAAATGTACCTTTATTCCCTTCACCCACTTTCTTG CTCACAGGTGAAGTGCGGTCTTCGGTGCGCCTGAGAGCCCGCCGTCGCTCAGCCAGGTTGGCCTCTGCTCGGGAAGCCAGCATCGCCACGTCTGCCAGGACGGTATGTCAG ACTTCCTCATCACACAAAGCCGCCGACAGGCGAACTTCCAAGAAGTTCAAGTATGACAAAGGTCATCTTGTGAAATCAGAATTACAGAAACGAGTCCCCAAGAGCGATAGTGCTGCTCTGCCCAAGATACCACCCGAGCGCCCCTGTGACAGGGACCCTCTGGGGTTTGCCGAAGACCCCACGGCGCCTCCAGGAAGGGGAGCTGGTGCCCCGACAGAGCCGACGGCCACGGGCGGCCCCCTCGGGCATGGCACCGCCGTGGGCGACACTCGCCCCGCAGAGACTGAAGACGGCCCGTCCCCACCGGCACACGGGCCCCTCACGGGAGAGGACCCCCACGGCAGCCGCACCGCACGGGGCGGGACGGCACTGCAGACGGATGACAGCGTCTTTCTGGACGAGGACAGCAACCAGCCGATGCCGGTGGGCCGGTTCTTCGGGAACGTGGAGCTCATGCAG GACCTTCCCCCGGCGTCGTTGTCTTGTCCTTCAATGAGCAGACGAGAATTCAGGAAGATGCATTTCAGAGCCAAAGACGacgaagatgatgatgatggtgcaGAAGTGTAG
- the CC1H1orf174 gene encoding UPF0688 protein C1orf174 homolog isoform X1, with amino-acid sequence MRRCGHQWDSPFSGPVPVVSSPLASWGLWIFPGAESPRGSVFRQVGAGALSAPGCSRFVVRPKNVPLFPSPTFLLTGEVRSSVRLRARRRSARLASAREASIATSARTVCQVPQEVEGPGGCVSRFFPNRQFTSCPSEGDSDVTPSCKLWQRRLLLKTSSSHKAADRRTSKKFKYDKGHLVKSELQKRVPKSDSAALPKIPPERPCDRDPLGFAEDPTAPPGRGAGAPTEPTATGGPLGHGTAVGDTRPAETEDGPSPPAHGPLTGEDPHGSRTARGGTALQTDDSVFLDEDSNQPMPVGRFFGNVELMQDLPPASLSCPSMSRREFRKMHFRAKDDEDDDDGAEV; translated from the exons ATGCGGAGGTGTGGCCACCAATGGGATTCTCCCTTTTCGGGACCTGTGCcggttgtaagtagcccattggccAGTTGGGGCCTATGGATATTTCCGGGGGCGGAGTCGCCTCGTGGGTCTGTTTTCAGACAGGTGGGCGCTGGCGCCCTTTCTGCACCCGGTTGCTCCAGATTTGTCGTGAGACCTAAAAATGTACCTTTATTCCCTTCACCCACTTTCTTG CTCACAGGTGAAGTGCGGTCTTCGGTGCGCCTGAGAGCCCGCCGTCGCTCAGCCAGGTTGGCCTCTGCTCGGGAAGCCAGCATCGCCACGTCTGCCAGGACGGTATGTCAG GTGCCTCAGGAAGTAGAAGGCCCCGGTGGGTGTGTGTCTAGATTCTTCCCCAACCGCCAGTTTACATCGTGTCCCTCCGAGGGAGACAGTGACGTGACCCCATCGTGCAAGTTGTGGCAACGACGTCTCTTGCTTAAG ACTTCCTCATCACACAAAGCCGCCGACAGGCGAACTTCCAAGAAGTTCAAGTATGACAAAGGTCATCTTGTGAAATCAGAATTACAGAAACGAGTCCCCAAGAGCGATAGTGCTGCTCTGCCCAAGATACCACCCGAGCGCCCCTGTGACAGGGACCCTCTGGGGTTTGCCGAAGACCCCACGGCGCCTCCAGGAAGGGGAGCTGGTGCCCCGACAGAGCCGACGGCCACGGGCGGCCCCCTCGGGCATGGCACCGCCGTGGGCGACACTCGCCCCGCAGAGACTGAAGACGGCCCGTCCCCACCGGCACACGGGCCCCTCACGGGAGAGGACCCCCACGGCAGCCGCACCGCACGGGGCGGGACGGCACTGCAGACGGATGACAGCGTCTTTCTGGACGAGGACAGCAACCAGCCGATGCCGGTGGGCCGGTTCTTCGGGAACGTGGAGCTCATGCAG GACCTTCCCCCGGCGTCGTTGTCTTGTCCTTCAATGAGCAGACGAGAATTCAGGAAGATGCATTTCAGAGCCAAAGACGacgaagatgatgatgatggtgcaGAAGTGTAG